The following proteins come from a genomic window of Halorussus halophilus:
- a CDS encoding protein translocase SEC61 complex subunit gamma, translating into MDVKFELSSYVRVLKLASTPSFDEFSKISTIAGAGIALIGVLGFIIAAIMSFIPT; encoded by the coding sequence ATGGATGTCAAGTTCGAACTCTCGTCGTACGTTCGCGTGCTGAAACTCGCGAGCACGCCCTCGTTCGACGAATTCTCGAAGATTTCGACAATCGCCGGCGCAGGAATCGCCCTCATCGGCGTCCTCGGATTCATCATCGCGGCGATCATGAGTTTCATCCCAACGTGA
- a CDS encoding helix-hairpin-helix domain-containing protein — translation MGLLTKLKSLLGLDEDKSQVRRTDSGVTIERKPGESPEPDTETESAVKGVDTDTETTPEAATEAAKPGEADAQPEQTETTEPEATPDVEDAIEEAEEPAEAPENSAESAEADEAEETDEEAETAVEEAEEPEIEETEAETGITTEDVTEEPPEAEGDESETEVAAEPAEATSPDEEAAQPAQTEDTEPEPTPEAETEVDEDEEPAGAGEPLDDIKGIGPAYAERLEDAGVPDIAALATADADELADETDLSAKRIQGWIDRAQAR, via the coding sequence ATGGGACTTCTCACCAAGCTGAAGTCGTTGCTCGGACTCGACGAAGACAAGTCGCAGGTCCGCCGGACTGACTCCGGCGTCACCATCGAGCGGAAACCTGGTGAGTCGCCGGAGCCGGACACGGAAACCGAGAGTGCCGTCAAAGGCGTCGATACGGACACCGAAACGACTCCCGAAGCAGCGACCGAAGCAGCCAAACCGGGCGAGGCGGACGCACAGCCAGAACAGACCGAAACGACCGAACCCGAGGCAACGCCGGACGTAGAAGATGCCATCGAAGAGGCGGAAGAGCCTGCGGAAGCCCCCGAAAATTCTGCGGAGTCTGCCGAAGCCGACGAAGCCGAAGAGACCGACGAAGAAGCAGAGACAGCGGTCGAGGAAGCCGAAGAACCAGAAATCGAGGAGACGGAAGCGGAGACGGGCATCACCACCGAAGACGTGACCGAGGAACCGCCTGAAGCCGAGGGCGACGAATCGGAGACCGAAGTCGCCGCCGAACCGGCCGAGGCGACGTCGCCCGACGAGGAGGCGGCACAGCCAGCCCAGACCGAAGACACGGAACCCGAGCCGACGCCCGAAGCGGAGACAGAAGTGGACGAGGACGAAGAACCCGCTGGCGCGGGCGAACCGCTGGACGATATCAAAGGTATCGGCCCGGCGTACGCCGAGCGACTGGAAGACGCGGGCGTTCCGGATATCGCGGCACTGGCGACGGCGGACGCAGACGAACTCGCCGACGAGACCGACCTGTCGGCCAAGCGGATTCAGGGCTGGATAGACCGCGCTCAGGCGCGGTAG
- a CDS encoding sodium:calcium antiporter, with translation MSRLRHPLFAVILTTLLTVPWVFVWATGQAHSLSDLQTVAVSGVAVLGASFMLAWAAETAEKDVPRAFALAVLAVLAVAPEYAVDALYAWTAGANVGTARGAEAANLAVANMTGANRILIGLGWSGIALFTIYRSGSSSDSAVSEQSGIWADRIELDRDIATEITFLLAATAYAFFVPFMGGIGMTDTIILVGLYLAYIAIIIRGEVDEHEEQVGVPAYFQSWSKGPRIAAVLGLFFYSGFMIYTAVHPFASGLEHLGEALGIPSFFMIQWIAPLASESPELIVVAYLVNKARSTAGFNALISSKLNQWTLLIGTLAVVYSIALGQIGTLPFDEKQAAEIWITAAQSFFAIALLTNFKISVREAIGLLVLFVTQIVAEFYIIQRMPEAEATALSIDILYAYTVIYMLLGVALLAMRRDELRWLLDRTASNAREAIGGQSSQPEHAD, from the coding sequence ATGAGCCGGTTACGACATCCTCTATTCGCAGTCATACTCACGACGTTGCTCACGGTACCGTGGGTGTTCGTCTGGGCCACGGGGCAGGCACACTCGCTGAGTGACCTTCAGACGGTTGCGGTCTCCGGTGTCGCCGTCCTCGGCGCATCGTTCATGCTCGCGTGGGCGGCCGAAACGGCGGAGAAAGACGTGCCACGTGCGTTCGCGCTGGCGGTCTTGGCCGTCCTCGCCGTCGCGCCAGAGTACGCAGTTGACGCACTGTACGCGTGGACTGCGGGTGCGAACGTCGGGACCGCACGTGGCGCGGAAGCCGCGAACCTCGCCGTTGCGAACATGACCGGCGCGAACCGAATCCTCATCGGTCTCGGCTGGTCCGGTATCGCACTGTTCACCATCTATCGGTCGGGCAGTTCCTCGGACTCCGCCGTCAGCGAACAGTCGGGCATCTGGGCCGACCGCATCGAACTGGACCGCGACATTGCGACGGAAATTACCTTCTTGCTCGCGGCGACCGCCTACGCGTTCTTCGTGCCGTTCATGGGCGGTATCGGCATGACCGACACTATCATCCTCGTCGGCCTGTACCTCGCTTACATCGCCATCATCATCCGGGGCGAGGTAGACGAACACGAAGAGCAGGTCGGCGTTCCGGCGTACTTCCAATCGTGGAGCAAAGGCCCCCGAATCGCGGCCGTTCTCGGACTGTTCTTCTACTCCGGGTTCATGATTTACACGGCAGTCCACCCGTTCGCGTCCGGGCTGGAACACCTCGGGGAAGCGCTCGGCATCCCCTCGTTCTTCATGATTCAGTGGATTGCGCCGCTGGCCAGCGAGAGTCCGGAACTCATCGTCGTCGCCTACCTCGTGAACAAGGCGCGCTCGACGGCCGGATTCAACGCGCTCATCTCCTCGAAACTCAACCAGTGGACGCTCCTCATCGGGACGCTCGCGGTGGTCTACAGTATCGCCCTCGGACAGATAGGAACGCTTCCGTTCGACGAGAAGCAGGCGGCCGAAATCTGGATTACCGCCGCACAGAGCTTCTTCGCCATCGCACTGTTGACCAACTTCAAGATAAGCGTGCGAGAGGCCATCGGCCTGCTCGTCCTCTTCGTCACCCAAATCGTCGCGGAGTTCTACATCATCCAGAGGATGCCAGAAGCGGAGGCGACGGCACTGAGCATCGACATCCTCTACGCGTACACGGTCATCTACATGCTGCTTGGCGTGGCGCTGCTAGCCATGCGCCGTGACGAACTTCGGTGGCTCCTCGACCGGACGGCTTCCAACGCCCGCGAGGCGATTGGCGGTCAGTCGAGCCAACCCGAACACGCGGACTGA
- a CDS encoding DUF7565 family protein — protein MTDWECGIDGCGETFEEVEKAIVHQTTDHKRRECKVCGSVVPDGYFAIRHAFDEHSRAEYVRSYGASASEVRRRERVRDAIEEEADLQHVVNKIDEVQGGSP, from the coding sequence ATGACTGACTGGGAGTGCGGCATCGACGGGTGCGGTGAGACGTTCGAGGAGGTCGAGAAGGCCATCGTCCACCAGACGACCGACCACAAACGACGCGAGTGCAAAGTCTGTGGCTCGGTCGTCCCCGACGGCTACTTCGCCATCCGCCACGCCTTCGACGAACACTCGCGGGCTGAGTACGTCCGCTCGTACGGTGCGAGCGCGAGCGAGGTGCGCCGACGCGAGCGCGTCCGCGACGCTATCGAAGAGGAGGCCGACCTCCAGCACGTCGTCAACAAGATAGACGAAGTGCAGGGTGGCTCTCCCTAA
- a CDS encoding calcium/sodium antiporter, with the protein MIPLQSTGELLFSADVLYLVGGILLLYLGAELLVDSASSLAIGYGIAPATVGVTIVAFSTTAPELFVSLIGGIGISDDIGLGNIIGSNIANIGLVLGASAVVQPLSVDSKLLWRHGPFMLAAAVLLVVLGSDGTLGPVDGGAMLLLLAVFTGYMLYESRSPEDGVVPEELQVEAEDDDITLREIGLLLGAGVCLLGGSIGLVQGGTGLLRSFGFSDLVIGITIIAFGTSLPELATSLIGSIRDEAEFSIGNVIGSNIYNVLAVIGLLALVNPLSVTSSVQTFHFPVMIAFTVCAMALMAYGRHLSRWSGIALIGGYAGFVYVLFP; encoded by the coding sequence ATGATACCACTGCAATCGACAGGAGAGTTACTCTTCTCGGCCGACGTGCTGTACCTCGTCGGCGGGATACTGCTTCTCTATCTGGGTGCGGAGTTGCTGGTGGACAGCGCCTCGTCGCTCGCCATCGGCTACGGCATCGCCCCCGCGACGGTCGGCGTGACTATCGTCGCCTTCTCCACGACTGCGCCGGAACTGTTCGTCAGCCTCATCGGCGGCATCGGCATCTCCGACGACATCGGCTTGGGGAACATCATCGGGTCGAACATCGCGAACATCGGCCTCGTCCTCGGAGCCTCGGCGGTCGTCCAACCGCTCTCGGTCGATTCGAAGTTGCTCTGGCGACACGGACCGTTCATGCTCGCCGCCGCGGTGTTGCTCGTCGTCCTCGGGAGCGACGGCACGCTCGGCCCCGTGGACGGCGGTGCGATGCTCCTCCTGCTGGCAGTGTTCACCGGCTACATGCTGTACGAGTCCCGCTCGCCGGAAGACGGCGTGGTGCCCGAAGAACTGCAGGTCGAAGCCGAGGACGACGACATCACCCTGCGAGAAATCGGTCTGCTACTCGGTGCGGGCGTCTGTTTGCTGGGCGGTTCTATCGGACTGGTGCAAGGCGGCACAGGACTCCTGCGGTCGTTCGGCTTCAGCGACCTCGTCATCGGTATCACCATCATCGCGTTCGGCACGTCGCTTCCCGAGCTAGCGACCTCGCTGATTGGCTCTATCCGCGACGAAGCCGAGTTCAGCATCGGAAACGTCATCGGGTCGAACATCTACAACGTCCTCGCGGTCATCGGCCTGCTCGCGCTGGTCAACCCGCTCTCGGTGACCTCCAGCGTCCAGACGTTCCACTTCCCGGTGATGATAGCGTTCACGGTCTGTGCGATGGCACTGATGGCCTACGGTCGCCACCTCTCGCGCTGGAGCGGCATCGCGCTCATCGGCGGCTACGCCGGATTCGTCTACGTGCTGTTCCCCTGA
- a CDS encoding transcription elongation factor Spt5, whose translation MGIYAVKTTASQERTVADMIMNREESEVHAALAPDSLTSYVMVEADNSAVLNRVLEEIPHARNIVPGESSISEVEHFLSPTPDVEGIAEGDIVELIAGPFKGEKAQVQRIDEGKDQVTVELYEATVPIPVTVRGDQIRVLDSEER comes from the coding sequence ATGGGAATATACGCAGTCAAGACGACCGCAAGTCAGGAACGCACCGTCGCGGACATGATCATGAACCGCGAGGAGTCGGAGGTCCACGCCGCCCTCGCACCGGATTCGCTCACGAGCTACGTGATGGTCGAGGCCGACAACAGCGCGGTACTGAACCGCGTCCTCGAAGAGATTCCGCACGCTCGCAACATCGTCCCCGGCGAGAGCAGCATCTCTGAAGTCGAGCACTTCCTCTCGCCGACCCCCGACGTGGAGGGTATCGCCGAGGGCGACATCGTGGAACTCATCGCTGGCCCGTTCAAGGGCGAGAAGGCGCAGGTCCAACGCATCGACGAAGGCAAGGACCAAGTGACGGTCGAACTGTACGAAGCGACCGTTCCGATTCCGGTCACGGTCCGCGGCGACCAGATTCGCGTGCTGGATAGCGAGGAACGGTAG
- a CDS encoding D-aminoacyl-tRNA deacylase: protein MIAIVVSRADSASVHIGDHLLDLVDWERQEDETRPDADGGGTVYRHGAFELREFDALHLDMENAADAFGEVRSTSERASAERSDAGAAAESPDLLVFASRHSGDTGPLLTAHFTGNFGPAKYGGTDGGLAEACPNAHERLLSAFAEYAPDEYEVGMECTHHGPSSVGVPSMFAELGSDDPQWEDEDAARAAARAILDLEGAEPHKSRQLVGFGGNHYAPRFTRIARETDWAVGHVAADWCLDAMGAPAENTDVLRRAFEQSRAEYAVIDGDRPELESVIEELGYRVVSETWVRETAGISLDLVADLEAELGDVDSGLRFGELAVTDIDDSYECIDLPTDLLAEAQGIDADAAREAVEANSLAFQTEQSGTRATGQAAIRSPADRDRLVSALADVLARKYDSVEREDGAVVAREVAFDPAKANELGVPEGPKFGKLSAGRTVTVDGEEIAPEQVRSRRVRKFPV from the coding sequence GTGATAGCTATCGTCGTCAGCCGAGCGGATTCGGCGTCGGTCCACATCGGCGACCACCTGCTGGACCTCGTCGACTGGGAGCGACAGGAGGACGAGACGCGACCCGACGCCGACGGCGGCGGGACCGTCTACCGCCACGGCGCGTTCGAACTCAGGGAGTTCGACGCGCTACACCTCGACATGGAGAACGCGGCGGACGCGTTCGGCGAGGTTCGGAGCACCTCGGAACGTGCGAGCGCGGAGCGAAGCGACGCGGGAGCGGCCGCAGAATCGCCCGACTTGCTCGTCTTCGCTTCCCGGCATTCCGGCGACACCGGCCCGTTGCTCACCGCGCACTTCACTGGCAACTTCGGTCCCGCGAAGTACGGCGGTACCGACGGCGGACTCGCGGAAGCCTGTCCGAACGCGCACGAACGCTTACTCTCGGCCTTCGCCGAGTACGCGCCCGACGAGTACGAGGTCGGCATGGAGTGTACGCACCACGGCCCGTCTTCGGTCGGGGTGCCCTCGATGTTCGCCGAGTTGGGAAGCGACGACCCACAGTGGGAGGACGAAGACGCGGCGCGCGCCGCGGCGCGCGCTATCCTCGACCTGGAGGGTGCGGAGCCACACAAATCGCGCCAACTCGTCGGCTTCGGCGGCAACCACTACGCACCTCGGTTCACGCGCATCGCGCGCGAGACGGACTGGGCCGTCGGGCACGTCGCGGCCGACTGGTGTCTCGACGCGATGGGCGCACCCGCGGAAAATACGGACGTGCTTCGGCGCGCTTTCGAGCAGAGTCGCGCGGAGTATGCGGTCATCGACGGCGACCGACCGGAACTCGAATCGGTAATCGAGGAATTGGGCTACCGCGTCGTGAGCGAGACGTGGGTCCGAGAGACGGCGGGCATCTCACTCGATTTGGTAGCCGACCTCGAAGCCGAGTTGGGAGACGTAGACTCTGGACTGCGCTTCGGTGAACTTGCGGTGACGGATATCGACGACTCCTACGAGTGCATCGACTTGCCTACCGACCTCCTCGCGGAAGCACAGGGCATCGACGCCGACGCCGCGCGCGAGGCGGTCGAGGCGAACTCGCTCGCGTTCCAGACCGAGCAGAGCGGAACTCGCGCGACAGGGCAGGCCGCGATTCGCTCTCCAGCAGACCGCGATCGACTGGTCTCCGCGCTCGCTGACGTACTGGCACGGAAGTACGATTCGGTCGAGCGCGAGGACGGCGCGGTCGTCGCGCGCGAAGTCGCGTTCGATCCGGCGAAAGCAAACGAGTTGGGCGTTCCGGAAGGGCCAAAGTTCGGAAAATTGTCTGCTGGACGAACTGTCACCGTCGATGGCGAGGAAATCGCGCCCGAGCAAGTTCGGAGCCGACGGGTCCGCAAGTTCCCCGTCTGA
- a CDS encoding aminotransferase class IV — protein MTELYYHVDGDVVPADEATVSVRDRGFMYGDAAFETMRAYGGEIFEWDAHAERLRKTCETLSIDHGLTKEDLRERIDATLDANDFEDAYVKLSISRGVQPGKLTPQPVEDATVVVYVSELPRGGKGSDPVWDDPARAEIVETRRVPDAALPASAKTHNYLNGILAKLELAQDTDTAIMLDSHGNLAEAATSNLFFVADRTIKTPGLDGPILPGITRQVVFELAGGLGLSVEEGTYSPDELRDADEAFLTNSTWELRPIGSVDGRELGRGPVIEALAGAFDARVECDCYE, from the coding sequence ATGACTGAACTGTACTACCACGTAGACGGCGACGTCGTCCCGGCCGACGAAGCGACAGTTTCGGTCCGCGACCGCGGATTCATGTACGGTGACGCGGCGTTCGAGACGATGCGTGCCTACGGCGGCGAGATTTTCGAGTGGGACGCCCACGCCGAACGCTTGCGTAAGACTTGCGAGACCCTCAGCATCGACCACGGACTCACGAAAGAGGACCTCCGGGAGCGAATCGACGCCACGCTCGACGCGAACGACTTCGAGGATGCCTACGTCAAACTCTCCATCTCGCGGGGCGTGCAACCCGGCAAACTGACGCCCCAACCAGTCGAAGACGCCACGGTCGTCGTGTACGTCTCGGAACTCCCTCGTGGCGGCAAGGGTAGCGACCCAGTTTGGGACGACCCAGCCAGAGCGGAGATAGTCGAGACCCGGCGCGTGCCCGACGCCGCACTGCCAGCGAGCGCGAAGACCCACAACTATCTGAACGGAATTCTGGCGAAACTGGAACTCGCTCAGGACACAGATACCGCCATCATGCTCGACAGTCACGGCAATCTCGCGGAGGCCGCGACGAGCAACCTCTTTTTCGTCGCCGACAGGACCATCAAAACACCGGGTCTCGACGGGCCGATTCTCCCCGGCATCACTCGGCAAGTCGTCTTCGAACTCGCCGGTGGGTTGGGACTCTCGGTCGAAGAAGGGACCTACAGTCCCGACGAGTTGCGAGACGCGGACGAAGCCTTTCTCACAAACTCGACGTGGGAACTGCGGCCGATTGGGAGCGTCGATGGAAGAGAACTCGGCAGGGGGCCAGTAATAGAGGCGCTCGCTGGGGCGTTCGACGCGCGCGTCGAATGCGACTGCTACGAGTGA
- a CDS encoding anthranilate synthase component II translates to MSILVIDNYDSFAYNLVQYVGAAVTSNSDDFDAADDTPASEVVVRRNDAITLEELHDLAPDGIVVSPGPGTPAEAGISIDIFAETDYPTLGVCLGHQSLCAAHGSPVGHAPEVVHGKPSEIRHDGRGVFAGLPDTFEVGRYHSLSVEREDLPAALEASAWTVEDDGDEDGADHGVLMAVRHREKPHVGVQFHPESILTESGQALVSNFCDSCTDD, encoded by the coding sequence ATGTCCATTCTCGTCATCGACAACTACGACTCGTTCGCCTACAACCTCGTCCAGTACGTCGGCGCAGCAGTCACATCGAACTCTGACGACTTCGACGCCGCGGACGACACGCCCGCGTCCGAAGTCGTCGTCCGCCGAAACGACGCCATCACCCTCGAAGAACTCCACGATCTCGCGCCGGATGGAATCGTCGTCTCGCCGGGTCCCGGTACGCCCGCCGAGGCGGGCATCTCTATCGATATCTTCGCCGAAACCGACTACCCCACTCTCGGGGTCTGTCTGGGCCACCAGTCGCTCTGTGCGGCCCACGGGTCGCCGGTCGGGCACGCGCCCGAGGTCGTCCACGGCAAGCCTTCCGAGATTCGCCACGACGGCCGGGGCGTCTTCGCGGGCCTGCCAGACACCTTCGAGGTCGGGCGCTACCACTCGCTGTCCGTCGAGCGTGAGGACCTCCCCGCCGCGCTCGAAGCGTCTGCGTGGACTGTCGAGGACGACGGCGACGAAGACGGTGCAGACCACGGTGTCTTGATGGCCGTGCGCCACCGCGAGAAGCCCCACGTCGGCGTGCAGTTCCACCCCGAGAGCATCCTCACCGAGAGCGGGCAAGCACTCGTCAGCAACTTCTGTGACTCCTGTACCGATGACTGA
- a CDS encoding anthranilate synthase component I family protein, translating to MSDRTVVTDRNAFRRAARDAPDGARVPVEVQVHVADPFDAYRRARDGTGGFYLATTGGQSGWGYFGVEPAERVQTRGDATALDDSECDDEGSADCGPSLAALAGLLDDERLVRGDCDVPYPCGLFGWLSYDLVRELENLPEKAVDDRGLPQSQFGLYDCVAAWEEPRDASECSERESRNAERGGTTREPRAARGEQSEALGDRAAKPRGGSEKTTLHVTACPRISDTASDASIDAAYDRGRAQALDLADRATSGDPDVGTPPVEADTAEFESDCGRDAYAERVRRVKSYVRDGDTFQANVSQRLTAPAAVHPVEAFEALRQVNPAPYSGLLEFPGIDLVSASPELLLEVEGNRAVTEPIAGTRPRGETAAEDVELETDLLGDEKERAEHAMLVDLERNDLGKVCEYGSVEVSDYRRVDRYSEVMHLVSEVEGRLRDGTTIADAIAAVFPGGTITGAPKPRTMEIIDELEGTRRGPYTGSIGVMGFDGRGTLNIVIRTLVRWEQEYHLRVGAGIVHDSVPEAEYEETLAKGRALITAVDEALGEGKELAVEGEGSE from the coding sequence ATGAGCGACCGGACCGTCGTGACCGACCGCAACGCGTTCCGACGAGCGGCGCGCGACGCACCGGACGGCGCGCGCGTCCCCGTGGAAGTACAGGTTCACGTGGCCGACCCCTTCGACGCCTACCGGCGGGCGCGCGACGGCACTGGCGGGTTCTACCTCGCTACGACTGGTGGGCAGTCCGGCTGGGGCTACTTCGGTGTGGAACCTGCCGAGCGAGTGCAGACTCGCGGGGACGCGACGGCACTCGACGATAGTGAGTGCGACGACGAAGGGAGCGCCGATTGCGGACCGAGTCTCGCCGCGCTCGCTGGTCTGTTGGACGACGAGCGACTGGTCCGGGGCGACTGCGACGTTCCGTATCCCTGTGGACTGTTCGGCTGGCTCTCCTACGACCTCGTTCGGGAGTTGGAGAACTTGCCGGAGAAGGCGGTGGACGACCGGGGGCTTCCCCAGTCACAGTTCGGGTTGTACGATTGCGTGGCGGCGTGGGAAGAGCCGCGAGACGCGAGCGAATGCAGTGAGCGAGAGTCTCGGAATGCCGAGCGGGGAGGAACGACCCGCGAGCCGCGAGCCGCGAGGGGTGAGCAAAGCGAAGCCCTCGGAGACCGAGCGGCGAAGCCGCGAGGGGGGAGCGAGAAGACGACGCTCCACGTCACCGCCTGCCCGCGTATCTCCGACACTGCATCTGACGCCTCCATCGACGCCGCGTACGACCGCGGTCGGGCGCAGGCACTGGACCTCGCCGACCGCGCGACTTCGGGTGACCCGGATGTTGGCACGCCCCCGGTCGAAGCAGACACGGCGGAGTTCGAGAGCGACTGCGGCCGGGACGCCTACGCCGAACGGGTCAGGCGCGTCAAATCGTACGTCCGCGACGGCGACACGTTTCAGGCGAACGTCTCCCAGCGACTCACTGCGCCTGCGGCCGTGCATCCCGTCGAAGCGTTCGAGGCGCTTCGGCAGGTGAACCCCGCGCCCTACTCCGGCCTGCTCGAATTTCCCGGCATCGACCTCGTGAGCGCCAGTCCGGAACTACTGTTGGAAGTCGAAGGCAATCGTGCAGTGACGGAACCGATTGCGGGAACGCGACCTCGCGGGGAGACTGCCGCGGAAGACGTCGAACTGGAGACCGACCTACTCGGTGACGAGAAGGAGCGCGCCGAACACGCCATGCTGGTCGATTTGGAGCGCAACGACTTGGGGAAAGTTTGCGAGTATGGAAGCGTCGAGGTGTCTGACTACCGCAGAGTGGACCGGTACTCGGAGGTGATGCACCTCGTTTCAGAGGTGGAGGGACGGCTCCGAGACGGGACGACGATTGCAGATGCCATCGCCGCGGTGTTCCCCGGCGGCACCATCACGGGCGCGCCCAAACCCCGCACGATGGAGATAATCGACGAGTTGGAGGGGACGCGTCGCGGGCCGTACACCGGGAGCATCGGCGTGATGGGCTTCGACGGCCGGGGGACGCTGAACATCGTGATTCGGACGCTGGTTCGGTGGGAACAGGAGTACCATCTGCGCGTCGGGGCCGGTATCGTCCACGATTCCGTGCCGGAGGCCGAATACGAGGAGACGCTGGCGAAGGGCCGGGCGCTGATTACTGCGGTGGACGAGGCGCTGGGTGAGGGGAAGGAGTTGGCGGTGGAAGGTGAGGGTTCGGAGTGA
- the ftsZ gene encoding cell division protein FtsZ yields the protein MDSLVDNAIEEAEGQQTSGQPASGGGAQDVNPSGTMTDEELKDVLQDLQTDITVVGCGGAGGNTVNRMAEEGIHGAKLVAANTDVQHLVEIEADTKILMGEQKTQGRGAGSLPQVGEESALESQEEIYDAIQGSDMVFVTAGLGGGTGTGSAPVVAKAARESGALTISIVTTPFTAEGEVRRTNAEAGLERLRDVSDTVIVVPNDRLLDSVGKLPVRQAFKVADEVLMRSVKGITELITKPGLVNLDFADVRTVMEKGGVAMIGLGESDSDAKAQDSVKSAMRSPLLDVDISNANSALVNVTGGNDMSIEEAEGVVEEIYDRIDPDARIIWGTSIDEELEGEMRTMIVVTGVESPQIYGRNEAQQAKANKQLQDIDYVE from the coding sequence ATGGACTCGTTAGTCGATAACGCAATCGAGGAGGCCGAGGGCCAACAGACCTCCGGCCAGCCCGCATCGGGGGGTGGCGCGCAGGACGTGAATCCGTCGGGGACGATGACCGACGAAGAGCTGAAAGACGTACTTCAGGACCTTCAGACCGACATCACGGTCGTCGGCTGTGGTGGGGCCGGTGGGAACACTGTCAACCGCATGGCCGAGGAAGGAATTCACGGCGCGAAGCTCGTCGCCGCGAACACCGACGTGCAACACCTCGTCGAGATAGAGGCCGACACCAAGATTCTGATGGGCGAGCAGAAGACCCAAGGACGAGGTGCTGGCTCGCTCCCGCAGGTCGGCGAGGAATCCGCACTCGAAAGTCAAGAAGAGATTTACGACGCGATTCAGGGGTCGGACATGGTGTTCGTCACCGCCGGACTCGGTGGCGGCACCGGGACCGGTTCCGCGCCCGTCGTCGCCAAGGCCGCCCGCGAGTCGGGCGCGCTGACTATCTCTATCGTCACGACGCCGTTCACGGCGGAGGGCGAGGTTCGGCGCACCAACGCCGAAGCAGGTCTGGAGCGACTGCGAGACGTCTCTGACACCGTCATCGTCGTCCCGAACGACCGTCTACTCGATTCGGTGGGTAAACTGCCGGTCCGACAGGCGTTCAAGGTTGCCGACGAGGTGCTGATGCGCTCTGTCAAGGGTATCACCGAACTCATCACCAAACCCGGACTCGTCAATCTAGACTTCGCCGACGTTCGCACGGTCATGGAGAAAGGTGGTGTCGCCATGATCGGACTCGGAGAGAGCGACTCGGACGCCAAAGCGCAGGACTCGGTCAAGTCCGCTATGCGCTCGCCGTTGCTCGACGTGGACATTTCGAACGCGAACTCCGCGCTCGTCAACGTCACCGGTGGCAACGACATGTCCATCGAAGAGGCGGAAGGCGTCGTCGAGGAAATCTACGACCGCATCGACCCCGACGCACGCATCATCTGGGGGACCTCCATCGACGAAGAGTTGGAGGGCGAGATGCGCACGATGATAGTCGTCACTGGCGTCGAGTCGCCCCAGATTTACGGGCGCAACGAGGCCCAGCAGGCGAAGGCGAACAAGCAACTCCAAGACATCGACTACGTCGAGTAG
- a CDS encoding shikimate dehydrogenase, translated as MDVFGLLGNPVGHSLSPPMHEAAYDEFGMDARYVTFEPATDELGAAIDGADALGVAGLNVTIPFKEEALDFVEPDEMATRVGAVNTIDFSGETPTGHNTDVAGVRRAFAHHDVALAEQDAVVVGAGGAARAAAFALADANANSIHVANRTKSRAERLAADVSDSVGDQLSDGVTAGGLEALETRVSDATVLVNATSVGMEEDRSPVPKAALHGDLAVLDAVYRPLETRLLSEARECGATTIDGAWMLLYQGVEAFERWTGRDAPVGRMNESLRARL; from the coding sequence ATGGACGTGTTCGGACTGCTCGGCAACCCGGTCGGGCACTCGCTCTCGCCGCCGATGCACGAGGCGGCATACGACGAATTCGGGATGGACGCTCGCTACGTCACCTTCGAACCAGCCACCGACGAACTCGGGGCCGCTATCGACGGCGCGGACGCCCTCGGCGTCGCCGGACTGAACGTCACCATTCCGTTCAAGGAGGAGGCGCTCGACTTCGTGGAACCGGACGAAATGGCGACCCGTGTCGGCGCGGTCAACACAATCGACTTCTCGGGGGAGACGCCGACCGGCCACAACACCGACGTTGCAGGGGTCCGGCGCGCGTTCGCCCACCACGACGTCGCGCTCGCGGAGCAAGACGCCGTCGTAGTCGGTGCCGGGGGCGCTGCGCGCGCGGCGGCCTTCGCGCTCGCCGACGCGAACGCGAACTCGATTCACGTCGCCAATCGAACCAAGTCGCGCGCCGAGCGACTTGCGGCGGACGTGAGTGACAGCGTCGGCGACCAACTGAGCGACGGAGTGACCGCTGGCGGCCTCGAGGCGCTCGAAACGCGGGTCTCCGACGCGACGGTTCTCGTCAACGCCACCAGCGTCGGCATGGAAGAAGACCGTTCGCCGGTTCCGAAGGCAGCACTCCACGGAGACCTCGCGGTACTCGACGCCGTGTATCGCCCGCTCGAAACGCGACTCCTCAGCGAAGCGCGCGAGTGTGGCGCGACGACCATCGACGGCGCGTGGATGCTGTTGTATCAAGGTGTCGAGGCGTTCGAGCGGTGGACCGGTCGGGATGCACCAGTTGGAAGAATGAACGAATCCCTTCGGGCACGGCTTTAA